CTTCCACGGGCCGGCATCGATGCGGTACCCGGGTCGGCCTGGGCCCTCGGGACGGTACATCGGCTGTCTGTCGCCCCTGATGAAGCTTGGGCCACGGTCGTCACGCGGGTGCCAGGGCTCATAGGGCCGCGGACCCGGGTGCATGTCGCCGATGGTGAAGCCGTAGTGACGTCCCCGATCCCAGTCGCGGTAGCAGGGCAGTCGCCCGTAGTCGCGTCCGAAGTAGGGGAAGGACCACCACGGTCGGCCTGCCCAGCACCAGTCGTAGTAGTCGCCGAAGGGCACTCCGTAGTTCCAGTACACACCACAGTACAGGATCGCATCGGAGGGCCGGAAGTGAGCGTCGATGTGGGTGTACAGGTACTCGGTGCGCACGCCGCTATCGGCCCCGGTTGCCAGCGCAGCACTGAGCAGGGCCCGAGACAGCTCCTCCTCATCGACATTGTCCAGGTCAACCCTACCGTTCCGGAAGACCGGCAGGTCTACGAGACGACTCGCCGGGATCTTCAGGTCGGCCAGCGTGAGACTCCATCGCCGCCAGTTGTCCCAGGCGTAGAGCCGTCCGACGCGGTCCTCCGCGACACCGGCAAGGTCTCCAACGTAGAAGGCGATCAGCAACTCCTGTGGAGTGTACAGGTAGCGCCACCGGGCGTACTGCACACGCTCGCTGGGCACCGACCAGTTCCTGGTCACGAGCTCGGTCGCATAGAGAGTCTCCACGTCGCCGCGCTGCGGTGTGCCGGAGACCAGCGGGACCTGGTTGTCGAAGCAGCGACCGTTGTAGCGGGCCACTTCGGCCGTGCTGATGCCGGCTCCACGCGCCTCCTGGAACCAGTCCAGGCGTTGCAGGCTGCCCTTCAGGTAGGCGTCAAGGCCACGACCTGTCCGGTAGCCAATCTCTGCGGCCGCCAGGATATCGCGCGACAGCCATCCCTGCTGGTAGTAGCCGAACACCTCGTCCGGATGCAGATTGAAGACCTGTGCTACTGCCGAGCAGACGAAGAGGTCCTGCAGCGCGCTATCCGGCATGTCCCTGGGCGCGGTGACCTGCACCTGCTCGGGAAGCGACATGCGGTTCAGTGCGTCCGCGGTGACTCCCTGCGCCTCAGCGATCTCGCCCCAGGCCTTGCCCTGGGTCCTCTGCGAGATGACCTGCATGATGTTGGTCCCCGAGAGGAAGGAGACATAGAACGCGGGCAGGACGTCCGAAGACGGCATCTTCACCATCGACGCCAGATAGAGAATCTCGTTGGCGTCGTAGCCGAAGGCGTCACCGGTCAACCCCGCCGCAAACACCTCGAGCAGATCCTCTTCGTTGCTCAAGGATACTGCATACCGCTGTGCCACGTTGGTCGCAGGTGCGGCCTGAACCGCGACCGTCAGAGTGGCCAGCGACACCACCCCCAAGAGAACCAGACCCCTTCGAAGTACCTGCTGTCTGGTCATTTCCGCCACCTCCCACGCCCTAAGGGCGCGCAATCCTCTGAACATTACTACCGCTTGTAGTATTACCAATACCACAGACGCCCAATCCAATGCAAGGTTCTTTCTTGGGCCCACCTACTTTTTACTCTGCGCGAGGCAGACAAGGCCTCACAACGCCTCCTCACCAGCCACGCCGGATCGCTCGTAAGTCACGTGGCAGCTCTCGAATCCAGCCTTGGCCAGAGTCCGCGCACCGGCCAGGTTGCTGCTGTGGACTGTCGCCACGATGCGTTCAATCTCCCGCTGCGCGAAGTGCCTCACAGCGTACTGGGCCAGGAGAGTGCCAAGTCCGAGACGCCGCTGCGAGGGACGCACATACAGGCTCTTGATCACGCCGTAGCGTTCCCCGGTTGCGAGCGTCTTGCGGGTGCTGAGCCACAGCCAGGCAACGATGTCCCCTCCCTCGGCATCCACCAGCACCACCATTCCCTCGGGCTCCCGAGCGAAGGCACGCTTCAGCTTCTCGGTGTGGTACGTTAGGTCCTCAAGCGGCGCCTGCGGGAAGTTGGCCCGGGCTACCTCACGCTCGAACACCGCGAGAACCGGCAGGTCCTCAAGCCGCGCAAGACGAGTGCTTGTCTGGGGCATCGGTCTTCACCGCTTCAGCTTCGGGATCAGGGCAGAGAGCCGGTCAGACGCCCTGCCCTGGGGCTGCGATCGACCCTGGTGAAACCTTCCGACCGGCGGTTCTGTCTAAGGGTGTGTAGGTTTGAGGCGAAGAGCTGCCCTTGACAGCGCAATCGGCTGTTCGTATAATCGAACTTGTATTCGACGAACCGCGCGTTAGGATTTGAGGGAGTTGGCATCATGGACTGGACGACCCCACCGACCTTGCACACAATCAACGGATACCATATCGCCCTGTGGATCCTCGGGTACTGCACCTGGCGCTTCCTTCTCCATCCGCGTCGCGCAGCAGTCGCTACGGTCACGCGCAAACCGATCACGACTGTCTCCGCCGCTCCGACGGCTCGCCGCGCTCTCGCACTTGAGCCGCAGCCGGTCGACCGCTGGGCACGTCGTGCCGAGCTGCTCGCGGGCGTCGGTCGCGTCGACCCGCGGCGTCTTCGCCTCCAGCGCCGCCTTCGGAAGGCCGCCTAGACAGCCCTTCTGCCGCCTAACCCATGCACCCAACACGACCTCCCCTCAGTGGGAGGTCGTTTGCTGTCCGGTCGTAGAGTTGCTGAACCGCACGCCTCGACTGTCGAAGCTCATTACCCGTCCAGCCTCCGCGACCTGTACCACGAGGAAGGTCTCCCCCTGTGATCCCCACCGTTGCGGGCGTGCAGGCCCGACTACTCGCGCCTGCGGGTTGAGGAACACGACCTCGGTGATGGCCTCGGGCAGTGTCTTCGGGCTCGTCGGCGCGATCGAAGGCCTGGGCTCGGTGAGCGTCTGCTCGAGCAAGAGCAGTTGGTGATCGGGCAGCGAGTACTCCAGCAGGTTGAACTGCTGGCGCAGATCCGACTGCACGAACAGCGTCCGCCGGGCATCGAAGGTGCGCATTGTCTGGATCTGCCGCTCCAGCGCCGCCGTCTCGGACTTGAACCCAGGCACCGACGCCTTCAAGGTTACCCCCAAGGAGATCACCACAGCCAGCCCCAACAGGATCGTCGCGCAGGTCCCGTAGCCCAGTACCCG
This region of Armatimonadia bacterium genomic DNA includes:
- a CDS encoding GNAT family N-acetyltransferase, which produces MPQTSTRLARLEDLPVLAVFEREVARANFPQAPLEDLTYHTEKLKRAFAREPEGMVVLVDAEGGDIVAWLWLSTRKTLATGERYGVIKSLYVRPSQRRLGLGTLLAQYAVRHFAQREIERIVATVHSSNLAGARTLAKAGFESCHVTYERSGVAGEEAL